The following are encoded in a window of Sporichthya brevicatena genomic DNA:
- the ald gene encoding alanine dehydrogenase: MRIGVPREVKEHEYRVAITPSGVHEFVRHGHEVFVEHDAGAGSSISDADFVAAGATVLPSADDVWATGEMVLKVKEPVAEEYGRLRPDQVLFTYLHLAASAECTQALLAAGTTGIAYETVQLPDGTLPLLYPMSEVAGRLAPLAGAYHLMRPGGGRGVLMGGVSGVYAAKVVVIGAGVAGMNAAAIAVGMHSEVLLLDKNIAKLREADRIYQGHVQSVASNAYEIEKAVLDADLVVGAVLVPGAKAPKLISSDLVSRMKPGTVLVDIAIDQGGCFEDSRPTTHGDPTYEANGSIFYCVTNMPGAVPHTSTYALTNVTLPYALEIADLGWRDAARRDPALALGLNTHAGQVVYGPVAEAHGLPATPLTDVLG; encoded by the coding sequence ATGAGGATCGGCGTGCCGCGCGAGGTCAAGGAACACGAGTACCGGGTGGCGATCACGCCGTCGGGCGTCCACGAGTTCGTCCGGCACGGGCACGAGGTGTTCGTCGAGCACGACGCCGGCGCCGGGTCGTCGATCTCCGACGCCGACTTCGTGGCGGCCGGCGCGACGGTCCTGCCGAGCGCCGACGACGTGTGGGCCACGGGGGAGATGGTGCTCAAGGTCAAGGAGCCCGTGGCCGAGGAGTACGGCCGGCTGCGCCCCGACCAGGTGCTGTTCACCTACCTCCACCTCGCCGCGTCGGCGGAGTGCACCCAGGCGCTGCTCGCCGCCGGCACCACCGGCATCGCGTACGAGACCGTCCAGCTGCCCGACGGCACGCTGCCGCTGCTGTACCCGATGAGCGAGGTCGCGGGCCGGCTCGCCCCGCTGGCCGGGGCGTACCACCTGATGCGCCCGGGCGGCGGCCGCGGCGTGCTGATGGGCGGGGTGTCCGGGGTCTACGCCGCCAAGGTCGTCGTGATCGGGGCGGGCGTCGCCGGCATGAACGCCGCGGCGATCGCCGTCGGCATGCACTCCGAGGTCCTGCTGCTCGACAAGAACATCGCGAAGCTCCGCGAGGCCGACCGGATCTACCAGGGCCACGTGCAGTCGGTGGCGTCGAACGCCTACGAGATCGAGAAGGCCGTGCTCGACGCCGACCTCGTCGTGGGTGCGGTGCTGGTACCGGGGGCGAAGGCGCCGAAGCTGATCTCGTCGGACCTCGTGTCGCGGATGAAGCCGGGCACGGTCCTGGTCGACATCGCCATCGACCAGGGCGGGTGCTTCGAGGACTCACGGCCGACGACCCACGGCGACCCGACGTACGAGGCCAACGGCTCGATCTTCTACTGCGTGACGAACATGCCGGGCGCCGTGCCGCACACCTCCACCTACGCCCTCACCAACGTGACGTTGCCCTACGCGCTCGAGATCGCGGACCTCGGCTGGCGCGACGCCGCCCGCCGGGACCCCGCCCTCGCCCTCGGCCTGAACACCCACGCCGGGCAGGTCGTCTACGGACCGGTCGCCGAGGCCCACGGCCTCCCCGCGACCCCGTTGACCGACGTCCTGGGCTGA